TGGAGAACAGCGGCGAACCTGTGCGCGCCGGCCGGGCGGCCGCGAGCTCGCTCAGCACCGGGCCGCGCGAGAGACCGCCACGAGCCTCCACCACCACCGCCCCCAGGACGATGACGACGACCGGCACCACAAGGTGCCAGCGCTTCAACGGCACGTTCGACAGTAGGCGCGTTAGGGGCTGAGGCATCTGTACGTCACCCAATGCGGTAAACGACGGCCTGGCGAGTGGACAAAAGAGCGAGGAACGGCGGATTCGCGCCGTCACCGAATCGGGAATTGTCTCACACTACGCCAGCGGAGTCAACAGCGGCGGCGGTGTAAGCTCCCGCACGCCATCATATTGCGTCAGTTACCGGAAACGTGGGGTGAGATGCGCGCCCAGCGGAGCCCGCTACTGGAACTGCGCGCGGAACGCTTCGAGCTGGGCGCGCAGCTCCGCGACCTCTGCCCGCAGCTCCTCCACCGTCCGCTCCAGCGTTGCGACGCGGTCGTCATCCGCGGCGGCGCGGCGGGTGGCAACGGGCGGATCGTCGGCGGTCGTGTCGGCCGGCTCGCCGCTCATCAGGTGCGCGAAGCGGACCTCCTTCTGCCCCGCGCGCCGGGGAAGGCGTGCGGCGAGTGGCTCCGGCTGGCGGGCGATCAGCGACTCCAGCACCCCCTCCAGGTCGGCGAGATCCGCGAACGGCTCCAGGCGGGCGGTGCGCGCGTACAGCTCGCCCGGCGTCTGCGCGCCGCGAAGCATGAGCACGCCCAGCACCGCCAGCTCCCGCCTGCCGAGCTCCATCTCCTCCCGCAGCAGGTGCTCGTACTTGGTCACCCGCGAGCCCGCCGGCTGGATCTGCCGCAACAGCCCGCGCCGCCGCAGCGCGACCGTCGCGGGAACGACCGTGTCCTCGTCGAGCCGCATGATCGGCTCACGGCTGGTCGTCTGGTTGCACGCCGCCAGCAGCGCGTTCAGCGACAGCGGATAATTGTCCGGCGTCGTGACCTCCTTCTCCAGGAGCGACCCGAGAATGCGCACTTCGACGTCGGTGAGCGGGGGCTGCACGATCTGGCTCCTGTATCCGAAAGGTTATCGTGGAAAGAACAGCACGCATGTACTACACCGCGAATCAACTACCCGCGGATCACCACCCGGATGTCGCCGCCCACCCGCCCCAACCCCTGCCCCCCGCACCGACGCCGTAGGGGCAGACCTACGTGTCTGCCCACCCTCATCCCTGCCCAAATCCTCGCCCCCGCGCACCCCAACCCTGTAGGGGCCGCCCCACGTGGCTGCCCGTGCCTTCCGCCGCACCGAACCCATCATCCCGCACCCCATAACGCCGCCACACACTCATGTCCGTGTTCGCGGAACCGCCGCCAATCGCCTTCCGATCGACCTTCCTTGACAAAACATGAGTGCACTCACAATTGTTCGTGAGCGCACTCATCTTTGTGCGTCACCCCCGCAACAGGACGGGTACCGATGGCGGAACCACGCACTCCCGCGGCAAAGAAAAAGGCCTCGCTCAGGACCCCCGGCCGGCGCGCGCGCAACAAGGAAGCGACGCGCGAGAGCATCGTAACCGCGGCGCTGCAGCTTTTTGAGAGCAAGGGCTTCGAAGCGACCACGACGCGCGAGATCGCCACGCGCGCGGGCGTCGCCGAGGGGACGGTGTTCAACTACTTCGAAACCAAGGACGACATCGCGCTCCACTTCTTCAAGACGGAAGTGGACCACGCCATCGCGGCCGTCCGCGCCGACGAGTCGCTGAAGGACGCGAAGCTGGAGGAGAAGCTCTTTGCGCTGATCCACAGCCAGATCGAGTTCCTGGCGCCGTACGAAGGCTTCATCGGCGCGGCGTTCGTGCGCGCGCTGCGGCCGTCGTCGAAGCTGGCGCTGAGCCCGCGCGCGCTGGAGCTGCGGGCGCGCTACCTGGACTTCGTGCAGGACCTGATCGAGGAGTCGCTCCCCAAGCGCCGCGCGCGCGAGCTGAGCTGGATCGCGCCGCAGGCGTTCTGGATCTTCTACCTGGGCGTGCTGCTCTACTGGCTGCACGACGCATCGGCCGGCAAGCAGAACACGCTAGCCTTCCTCGACCGCTCGCTGCGCTTCGGGACGACGTTTCTGCGCGAAGGAGGGCTCTGATGCGTACCGACGACGGCGCGGCGAGACGGGCGCTGCGCATGGCCGCCATGAGCGCGGGGGTGAGCGGCAGCTACATCGGCTACATGGTGCAGCGGCTCTTTCTGGGCGAGGAGGCGCGCGACGACAAGCTGCGCGCGACCCATGCTCAGGCCGCGCGGCAGGTGACCGGCGGCCTGCTGGCGCTGCGCGGGCCGGCGATGAAGCTGGGCCAGATGCTGAGCCTGCAGACCGATCTGCTGCCGGAAGAGATGATCGAAGAGCTGGGCCGGCTGCAGATGGAGGCGCCCGGGATGCACCCCTCGCTCGTGCGCGCGCAGTTCCGGTCCAGCATGGGAAGCAACCCGGAGCAGCTCTTCGCCAAATTCGACCCGAAGCCGTTCGCGGCCGCGTCGCTCGGCCAGGTGCACGACGCGGTCACGCACGAGGGCGATGAGGTGGCCGTCAAGATCCAGTATCCGGGGATCGCCGACGCAATCGCCAGCGACTTCAAGCTGCTGCGCACCATCGCCCTCCCCGCCCAGCTCTCGAAGTACGTAACCCGCGAGCTGCTGGACGAGCTGCAGACGCAGATCGTCGCCGAGACGGACTACGAGCGCGAGGCGGAGAACATCGACTTCTTTCGCACGGGGCTGGAGCCGCTCGGCTTCGTGCGCGCGCCGCGGGTGCACCGCGAGTACTCCAGCGGGCGCGTGCTGACGATGTCGCGCCTCGAAGGCGAGCACCTGGACACGCTCCTCGCCACGGATCCGCCCCAGGAGCTGCGCGACCGCATCGGCGCCAACCTGCTGGAGCTGTACTACTTCCAGCTCCTCCACATGCAGGCCTTCCACGCCGATCCGCACTGGGGCAACTACCTCTTCCGCCACGACGGATCGATCGGGCTGGTCGACTTCGGGTGCGTGAAGTACGTGCCGCCGAAGTTCGTGGAGAACCTCCGCAAGATCTTCCTGTATCCCGGCCCGCGCGGTGCGGAGGACTTCCGCCGCCTTCTGGAGGAGCGCTACTCGCTGTACGGCAAGCGGATCGGCGTGGCGACCACGCGGGCGCTGGTGCAGTTCGCGGAGCGCTTCTACGGGCGCGTGTACCCGCCCGAGGTCGAGCGCGACGAAGAGCCGTTCGACTTCTCCGATCCCGGCGCCCTGCGCGACTACACCACGCACTCGCTGCGCGTGACGCGGGCAAAGGGCGCGCTTCCCGAGTACGCCTTTTTGGCGCGCGCGGAGGCCGGGCTGTACCAGACGCTCCACCGACTGGGTGCGCGCGTCCACACCAGCCGCATTGTCCGCCGCTACCTCGACGGCTGATGGAGGCGCGCGAGGATCTCTGCTTCTTCCCCGCGCACCGGCTCGCGGCCGACATCGCAGCGGGCACGCTCAGCTCGCGCGACGCCGTCGCCGCGCACCTGGAGCGGATCGCGCGGCTCAACGGCCGCCTGAACGCGGTGGTCTCGCTCGACGCGGATCGGGCTCGGGAGCGTGCGCGCGAGGCGGATGCCGCGCTCGGCCGCGGCGAACCGTGGGGTCCGCTGCACGGCCTGCCGGTCACCATCAAGGACACCTTTGACGTCGCCGGCCTGCGCACCACCTACGGCCATCGCCTGAGCGGGCGCAACGTGCCGGCGCGCAACGCCACCGTGGTCGAGCGCCTCGTCGCGGCGGGCGCCATCGTGCTGGGGCACACCAACGTGCCCGAGGGCGCGCACGACTGGCAGTGCGTCAGCCCCTTCTTCGGCCGCACATCCAACCCGTGGGACCTCGCGCGCACCCCCGGCGGCAGCTCCGGCGGCGCGGCGGCGGCGTTGGCGGCGGGCCTCTCGCCGCTCGACATTGGCAGCGATGCGGCGGGGTCCATCCGCGTGCCGGCCCACTTCTGCGGCGTCTTCGCCCTCAAGCCGACGGAGAACCGCGTGCCGGCGACGGGGCACTCCGTCATCCCCGGGATGCTGCGCCCCTTCCGCCGCATCGTCTGCTACGGCCCCATCGCCCGCACCGTCGCCGACCTGTCGCTCGTGCTGCCGCTGATCGAGGGACCGGATGGTCACGACTGGGAGGTGCCTCCTCCGCCTCCTATGTCGCCTGATTCCCACGCGCCACGCCGGTTCGCGCTGAGCTTCGGCCCCTTTCCGCTCGACGACGGCGTGCGGCGTGTCATCCAGGGCGCCGCGGCACGGCTGCGCGAGGCGGGGCACACGGTCGATGAGCGCGACCCGCCGGGCTTCGATTTCAAGGAGGCGCTGGACGTGTGGGGCCGCATCCTTGGCGCGGAGGTCGGCGGAGCCATGCCCGCGCCGCTGCGGGTGATGTGGCGCGCCATCCTCGGCCCGCGCTATGGCCGGAGCGCGTGGAGCCGCGGCTACGTCGCGGGCCTCGGCGGCGGCATGCGCTCATACGCGAAGGCGCTGGAGCGGCGCGACCGGCTGATCGGCGCCGCGGAGGCGTTCCTCTCGTCGTACGACGCGTGGCTCCTTCCCGCCGCCGCGACCGCCGCGTTCACCCACCGCCGGATCGGCGCGCGCATCCGCGTCAACAGGCAGAAGGTTGCGTACTCCCTTTCGAACGGCGCGCACTGCTGCGCCATCGGAGTGCTGGGCGCACCCGTCGTCTCCATCCCCGCCGGCCTGGACGAGGAGAGAGTGCCGGTCGGCTTCCAGATGGTCGCCCGCCGCTGGCGCGACATGGAGCTTCTCGATGTCGCCGCGGATGTGGAACGGGCGCTCGGCGGCTTCCGAGCTCCGCCCGCACATGACGTGTGTTCATCAGTCCTTGGTGAGCGATGACACACGATTGGCTCACGTGCTGGATGTGAGCCGCCAGGCGTCGTTCAGATCGGCTTGGTTGCGCTTCCACAGCCAGTCGGGAAGCAAAGGCGATGATGCGCGGCCAATCTGGTACTCATACCACTGTTTGATTGCGTCAGCCTCCGTGACTTCGCCTCGCAGCAGATGACTGCCGGTTGTGTACGAACGCTCACTTCGCTCCAAGAGCTTGTAATAGTTCCAGGGGTGTCGGATCGCCCCAAGAGAGAAGATCAGCAGCAGCCATGCTGTGACCACCTTGCCGATGCTGGCTCGGGCGGTGACTGAGGAAACCTCGATCGACGCGACGATCAGGGCTGTGAATGCGAAAACCACCGCAACGCAGATAAGGCCGATCCACACCCGGAGCATCAGCTTCGACTGTTGCCGCGTGTACCAGGCAGATTCGACGAGGTTTTCGATCGCCTTGCGAGGACCAGAAGGTTCTGAACTTGTGAAGTACGTATCCGGAACCTGCGATTCGGTGAACCGCTTGCGAAGTGCCCTCGGCAGCTCCCACACAATGTCTCGCTTGTCCGCCTCGGTGATCTCCATATTGAACGACCTGCACAGGTCCAGCTTCCGCAGCAGCGCTTCCGATCCGCTCTTTTCGACATCTGAACGCCACTGGAACAGTTCCGCTGCCACGGCGAACGCAAATACGACACATGCGATGTAGAGAGGTGGTCGCGGAAGGAGTGCCGCGATTGCACCGACGAGAAACGCTGCCACTCTGCACGAATTAGCCACCGTCCAGAGGCGCTTCGCTCGCGTAAAGCGGTTCTGGTTTATGGATCGTAAGTCGAGCATGGTTAGTTCGTTCACCCGAACGCGGGAAGATCAGTTCCGAATACATCTTTCCAGTGATTGATCGCTGCGCGCTCCTCTCCCCGCGCTTGCGCGTCGAGCGCAGCCGCAGCGGACGCCGCGTGGCTCGACGCCTTCGCTGAAACTGCTGTCCTGTCTTCCCAATTCAGCTTGTTGATGTTCTGCTGAATGCCTTTCGGGTCCGCAACGTCCGTCAGAATCGAATGGGAGATCTGTCTCAGCACTCGCGCGACTTCGCTTTCAGGGCGTGCCGTGACCTGGTACGACGATTGATCGTAGAGATCCAGGACCAGGCATTCAAGAAGGTATGGAGGCACCGTTTTCACACTCGGACGTTGGTTCCAGAACTTGGTTAGGCGTATCACGTTCCACAGATGTCCAGCGTACCGCGCGTTGATGGATTCCACTCGTTCGTTGTCAATTCGAGGATCCGTCTTCATCCAGTGCCCCTTTCCATTCGGGATTACGTAGTACGTTCGTCCATCTAACTCGGTGGCTGTGATGAAGCTCGGTACGATGTCGAAGGCCCAAGGATAGGAGGACAAGCTCAGAA
The Longimicrobium sp. genome window above contains:
- a CDS encoding YceH family protein; protein product: MQPPLTDVEVRILGSLLEKEVTTPDNYPLSLNALLAACNQTTSREPIMRLDEDTVVPATVALRRRGLLRQIQPAGSRVTKYEHLLREEMELGRRELAVLGVLMLRGAQTPGELYARTARLEPFADLADLEGVLESLIARQPEPLAARLPRRAGQKEVRFAHLMSGEPADTTADDPPVATRRAAADDDRVATLERTVEELRAEVAELRAQLEAFRAQFQ
- a CDS encoding TetR/AcrR family transcriptional regulator; this encodes MAEPRTPAAKKKASLRTPGRRARNKEATRESIVTAALQLFESKGFEATTTREIATRAGVAEGTVFNYFETKDDIALHFFKTEVDHAIAAVRADESLKDAKLEEKLFALIHSQIEFLAPYEGFIGAAFVRALRPSSKLALSPRALELRARYLDFVQDLIEESLPKRRARELSWIAPQAFWIFYLGVLLYWLHDASAGKQNTLAFLDRSLRFGTTFLREGGL
- a CDS encoding AarF/ABC1/UbiB kinase family protein; protein product: MRTDDGAARRALRMAAMSAGVSGSYIGYMVQRLFLGEEARDDKLRATHAQAARQVTGGLLALRGPAMKLGQMLSLQTDLLPEEMIEELGRLQMEAPGMHPSLVRAQFRSSMGSNPEQLFAKFDPKPFAAASLGQVHDAVTHEGDEVAVKIQYPGIADAIASDFKLLRTIALPAQLSKYVTRELLDELQTQIVAETDYEREAENIDFFRTGLEPLGFVRAPRVHREYSSGRVLTMSRLEGEHLDTLLATDPPQELRDRIGANLLELYYFQLLHMQAFHADPHWGNYLFRHDGSIGLVDFGCVKYVPPKFVENLRKIFLYPGPRGAEDFRRLLEERYSLYGKRIGVATTRALVQFAERFYGRVYPPEVERDEEPFDFSDPGALRDYTTHSLRVTRAKGALPEYAFLARAEAGLYQTLHRLGARVHTSRIVRRYLDG
- a CDS encoding amidase family protein, producing the protein MEAREDLCFFPAHRLAADIAAGTLSSRDAVAAHLERIARLNGRLNAVVSLDADRARERAREADAALGRGEPWGPLHGLPVTIKDTFDVAGLRTTYGHRLSGRNVPARNATVVERLVAAGAIVLGHTNVPEGAHDWQCVSPFFGRTSNPWDLARTPGGSSGGAAAALAAGLSPLDIGSDAAGSIRVPAHFCGVFALKPTENRVPATGHSVIPGMLRPFRRIVCYGPIARTVADLSLVLPLIEGPDGHDWEVPPPPPMSPDSHAPRRFALSFGPFPLDDGVRRVIQGAAARLREAGHTVDERDPPGFDFKEALDVWGRILGAEVGGAMPAPLRVMWRAILGPRYGRSAWSRGYVAGLGGGMRSYAKALERRDRLIGAAEAFLSSYDAWLLPAAATAAFTHRRIGARIRVNRQKVAYSLSNGAHCCAIGVLGAPVVSIPAGLDEERVPVGFQMVARRWRDMELLDVAADVERALGGFRAPPAHDVCSSVLGER